The proteins below come from a single Mercenaria mercenaria strain notata chromosome 3, MADL_Memer_1, whole genome shotgun sequence genomic window:
- the LOC123525680 gene encoding actin, alpha skeletal muscle: protein MANRNSAVAKRDSTMVKRDSSMAKRDIQKASSPSSLGKSYELPDGQVITIGNERFRCPEAKFQPSFLGMESAGVHKTTYNSIMKCNVDIRKGLYANTVLSGGSSMYPGIADRVQKEITALASSTMKIKIIAPPERKYSVWIGGSILASLSSFQQMWISKEEYDKSGPSIVHRKCF, encoded by the exons ATGGCGAATCGCAACAGTGCggtggcgaagcgcgacagtacgatggtgaagcgcgacagttcGATGGcaaagcgtgaca TACAAAAGGCTTCTTCGCCGAGCTCACTGGGGAAAAGCTATGAGCTCCCTGACGGTCAGGTCATCACCATTGGCAACGAACGTTTTCGTTGTCCAGAGGCCAAGTTCCAGCCATCTTTCCTTGGTATGGAATCCGCAGGTGTCCACAAAACAACGTACAATAGTATCATGAAATGTAACGTCGACATTCGTAAGGGTTTGTACGCAAACACCGTACTGTCCGGCGGTTCCTCTATGTACCCAGGTATTGCCGATCGTGTGCAGAAAGAAATCACAGCCCTTGCTTCGTCAACCATGAAAATCAAGATCATTGCTCCACCAGAGAGGAAATACTCTGTATGGATTGGTGGATCTATCTTGGCTTCACTGTCCAGTTTCCAACAGATGTGGATCAGTAAAGAAGAATATGACAAATCTGGACCTTCCATCGTACACAGAAAATGTTTCTAA
- the LOC123536466 gene encoding pyrethroid hydrolase Ces2e-like, producing the protein MCRSCNMPNILQAVGLSLILIAHYVRSDGPVVETKLGTVTGIQYSFVFNGVPYNVSRYLGLPFAKPPVGNLRFQKPAPYGNFTNNTFQAKSFGHSCLQYDPMGTEPDQSEDCLFLNVFVPEQTPDTSSRHAVMIFVHGGGLTTGSAKQYPADTLASVGNVIVVTINYRLWLFGFLDMDTPSAPGNMGHWDQHMAFKWVSDNIHSFGGDPERITIFGQSAGSTSVILQSMYPENHMLFRGVITESGTISLLAQLMRSENINLAMLMAEKLKCNTTSMKSKENILKCFQETSAEKFVETLAKTLINSPMEGRDLYYFFTTIDGEFLKRNPLELIKDTDGLSNEVQFLRSLNLINGFNSDEGSLWVMGLPGGFEDTFNISRESMNSVHIPSMYPIIFGPDTEIPDVVKGVIAQEYTDWRAPDDPVYLLHQFSKMNGDIYIGVPAIEYSRLHANSTNTSSYLYYFEAVLNGHATASPRWVEFSAHGDELAPLFGFQFPKRAKNMTVIPPEGWEKELSERLIGYWTAFAKYGNPNGQRGETWPTYDITDQKYMKIDRTDNVGKYLYARETDFWRELIPSIIRSAVECSDSGPVSSASTRTVELLNIIFVYACALMAV; encoded by the exons ATGTGTAGAAGCTGCAATATGCCGAACATCTTGCAAGCAGTAGGCCTAAGCTTAATACTTATAGCGCATTATGTTCGATCCGATGGACCAGTCGTGGAAACAAAACTCGGAACTGTGACTGGAATTCAATATTCATTCGTATTCAATGGAGTTCCCTACAATGTTTCAAGGTACCTTGGATTACCTTTTGCCAAACCCCCAGTCGGAAACTTGCGCTTCCAGAAACCAGCACCATACGGAAACTTTACAAACAACACTTTCCAGGCAAAGAGCTTTGGACATTCATGTCTCCAGTACGACCCGATGGGAACTGAACCCGACCAAAGCGAAGATTGTTTGTTCCTTAATGTTTTTGTTCCTGAACAGACCCCTGATACCTCTTCCAGACATGCTGTGATGATCTTCGTTCATGGCGGGGGACTTACAACTGGAAGTGCGAAACAATATCCGGCGGATACTCTCGCATCTGTTGGAAATGTCATTGTGGTTACCATCAATTACAGACTTTGGTTGTTTGGATTTCTTGATATGGATACGCCTAGTGCACCGGGAAACATGGGTCACTGGGATCAACATATGGCCTTTAAATGGGTCAGCGATAACATTCACTCGTTTGGTGGTGACCCGGAAAGGATCACAATCTTTGGGCAATCCGCTGGGTCAACAAGTGTGATTCTCCAATCTATGTATCCTGAAAATCATATGCTTTTTCGAGGGGTGATCACTGAAAGTGGAACAATCTCTTTATTAGCCCAACTAATGAGATCTGAAAATATAAACCTGGCAATGTTAATGGCAGAAAAATTGAAATGCAATACAACGagtatgaaatcaaaagaaaacataCTAAAATGTTTTCAAGAAACGAGCGCAGAGAAATTTGTAGAAACACTAGCTAAAACTTTAATAAACTCTCCAATGGAAGGACGcgatttatattatttttttaccaCAATTGACGGAGAATTCCTGAAAAGAAACCCACTGGAACTGATCAAAGATACTGATGGTTTGTCAAATGAGGTGCAGTTTTTACGGTCATTAAATTTGATAAACGGATTCAACAGTGACGAAGGGTCTCTTTGGGTAATGGGTCTTCCGGGTGGATTTGAAGACACATTTAACATTTCGCGTGAAAGTATGAATTCTGTTCATATTCCAAGTATGTATCCAATAATTTTCGGGCCGGACACCGAGATACCGGATGTTGTAAAGGGTGTTATCGCTCAAGAATATACAGACTGGAGAGCACCGGACGATCCAGTTTATTTGTTACATcagttttcaaaaatgaacggtGATATTTATATAGGAGTTCCTGCCATAGAGTACTCAAGGCTCCATGCCAATAGCACAAATACCAGCAGCTATCTTTACTATTTCGAAGCAGTCCTGAATGGACATGCTACTGCGTCGCCACGCTGGGTAGAATTTTCCGCCCACGGAGACGAGCTTGCTCCGTTGTTTGGCTTCCAGTTTCCAAAGCGTGCTAAGAATATGACCGTGATTCCACCAGAAGGCTGGGAAAAGGAACTGTCTGAGAGATTGATAGGTTACTGGACAGCTTTTGCAAAATATGG GAACCCAAACGGACAACGTGGGGAAACTTGGCCAACCTACGATATCACAgatcagaaatacatgaaaatagATAGGACTGACAATGTTGGTAAATATCTATATGCACGAGAAACAGACTTTTGGCGGGAATTGATACCTTCGATCATAAGGTCCGCGGTAGAATGCTCCGATTCAGGACCTGTCTCGTCAGCAAGTACCCGAACAGTTGAACTGTTAAACATAATCTTTGTATATGCATGCGCATTGATGGCAGTATAA